One genomic segment of Mycobacteriales bacterium includes these proteins:
- a CDS encoding ABC transporter permease gives MISVVALALILFFTIESPNFFTGDNAAALASFIAPIAFFALAEVPILILGEIDLSVGEVYVLSPFIVEHLNNAGIPVPFGIVLSMVICAAVGWVNGLITVKLHIPSFITTLGMTFALEGAILIGSNGAPANPVGEGTLALVLGGGTWAEAYWAIATMVILYIMLRRTSFGLHVVAVGGNAQSARESGIKVDFVKIWCFVLCAFIGGLIGILDGYHIGSIDPSTPGLTFMFYGVAAAVIGGTALTGGRGTMIGASIGAVVLGILEDGFHVIGVNSFAYDLILGVAILVAMFLNVQIERATIRGAGQGSFARMLGSPFNRRKESVPR, from the coding sequence GTGATCTCGGTCGTCGCCCTCGCGCTGATTCTCTTCTTCACGATCGAGTCCCCGAACTTCTTCACGGGAGACAATGCGGCCGCACTGGCCAGCTTCATCGCTCCGATCGCCTTCTTCGCCCTCGCCGAGGTACCGATCCTCATCTTGGGCGAGATCGACCTTTCGGTGGGCGAGGTCTATGTGCTCTCGCCGTTTATCGTCGAGCACCTCAACAACGCGGGCATCCCCGTCCCGTTCGGGATCGTCCTCTCGATGGTGATATGTGCCGCGGTGGGATGGGTCAACGGCCTCATTACCGTCAAACTCCACATTCCATCGTTCATCACGACGCTTGGAATGACCTTCGCTCTCGAGGGTGCCATCCTCATCGGCTCCAACGGGGCACCGGCAAACCCCGTCGGCGAGGGGACGCTCGCGCTCGTACTGGGCGGCGGGACGTGGGCCGAGGCCTACTGGGCGATCGCCACCATGGTGATCCTCTACATCATGCTGCGCCGGACCTCCTTCGGCCTGCACGTCGTCGCCGTCGGCGGCAACGCGCAGTCGGCCAGGGAGTCCGGCATCAAGGTCGACTTCGTCAAGATCTGGTGCTTCGTGCTGTGCGCCTTCATCGGCGGCCTCATCGGCATCCTCGACGGCTACCACATCGGCAGCATCGACCCGTCCACACCTGGGCTGACCTTCATGTTCTACGGCGTGGCCGCGGCGGTGATCGGCGGCACGGCTCTCACCGGGGGCCGCGGCACCATGATCGGCGCCTCCATCGGCGCGGTCGTGCTGGGCATCTTGGAGGACGGTTTCCACGTCATCGGGGTCAACTCCTTCGCCTATGACCTGATCCTCGGGGTCGCCATCCTGGTCGCCATGTTCCTCAACGTTCAGATCGAGCGGGCGACCATCAGAGGAGCGGGGCAGGGGTCCTTCGCCCGAATGCTCGGTTCCCCGTTCAACCGACGGAAGGAATCGGTGCCCCGATGA